A single window of Nicotiana sylvestris chromosome 5, ASM39365v2, whole genome shotgun sequence DNA harbors:
- the LOC138868758 gene encoding uncharacterized protein — MAEYEACILRLRLAVDMSVQEVLVMGDSDLLRFQSIKFKYIPRIHNEVADALATLASMLHHPDKAYVDPLQIQVRDQHTYYNVVEEELDGEPWFHDIKEYIRMGVYPIQVTVIPAEVEIPSLRIIAEAEIDDDEWVKIRLEQLSLIDEKRLAFECHGQLYQQRMARAYNKKVRPRKFEVGQLVLRRILPHWAEAKGKFAPNWQGPFVVTRVLSNGALYLTYMEGKCVEMAINSDAVKRYYV, encoded by the exons atggcagaatatgaggcatgtatcttgAGGTTGAGATTAGCCGTAGATATgagtgtccaggaagtcttggtcatgggtgactcggacctactg cggtttcagtcgATAAAGTTCAAgtacattccaaggattcacaatgaagtggccgatgcgttggctactctggcgtcgatgttacaccatccggataaggcttatgtggaccctttgcagattcaggtccgtgatcagcacacTTATTATAATGTGGTAGAAGAGGAACTTGACGGTGAGccgtggtttcatgacatcaaggaatatatcaggatgggtgtgtatccgatacaggtcacag tgatacccgcagaagtggaaatcccgtctctccGAATCAtagcagaggctgagatcgatgatgatgaatgggtgaaaatccgcctcgagcagttgagtttgattgacgagaaaagattggcattcgagtgtcatggtcagctgtaccagcaaagaatggcaagagcgtacaataAGAAAGTGCGTCCGAGGAAGTTTGAGGTGGGACAATTAGTGTTAagacgtattttgcctcattgggccgaagcaaaaggaaagtttgctccaaattggcagggaccattcgttgtaaccagagtgttgtctaatggtgcattATATCTGACATATAtggaagggaaatgtgtagaaatggctatcaattccgatgcggtcaagagatactatgtatga